A single genomic interval of Lathyrus oleraceus cultivar Zhongwan6 chromosome 7, CAAS_Psat_ZW6_1.0, whole genome shotgun sequence harbors:
- the LOC127101173 gene encoding chloroplast sensor kinase, chloroplastic isoform X1: MPLLSAINTSTLPLTFKSHPFRNPSCFLQTLNANPNSDSGSDDDSRNNSATLTLSSSRALASALRKVSISPVDFTQRLEKDRKNGPVHPSPDFHRLCLQQLHLFRRIVPESFLSVYVRPAGSYVMDQLELRRVALYPEEDSESEEEGIVILVGHFHAQAGLRAAETALSELQVNVVPECKAIVLPMVKHPFVVGFLVAELPLVELETCEKKAQSDRSNNRVSRKEVYSLSPFLDLDKKSWETQTPRVKDEPVCMRNFTSDQRSNAVDISQSLAMAYVMDQKAMLLQQSTWQNNVRMNNLVEQIHGPLSSIQSLSKILSTQTKKSQISHDIVEDILVLGDRLRDVLHQLQDAVYVTKAHGYSASHLQFLSSMQTNIMRHNEEAIKKMNHMLAESEKTQLLDSSPVDSSANKMNKSGEPPSLSAAAKDIEMPLPPLALSPLQLGIRPCNVSEVLVDMVDTIRPLALNQKRVIELSQLSSPLLAAVAEPELRQAFSNLIEGALLRTHVGGKVAIVSNATPAGDTLVCIDDDGPDMHYMTQMHSLTPYGQELLAEGMVEDNMTWNFVAGLTIAREILESYGCVVRIISPRTKDGPLGAGGTRAELWLPAPVMKSNV; encoded by the exons ATGCCTTTACTCTCTGCAATCAACACTTCCACTCTCCCACTCACCTTCAAATCCCACCCATTTCGTAACCCCTCTTGTTTCCTCCAAACCCTGAACGCAAACCCTAACTCCGATTCCGGTTCCGACGATGATTCCCGCAACAATTCCGCCACTCTCACTCTCTCTTCCTCCCGTGCCCTCGCCTCCGCCCTTCGTAAAGTCTCCATCTCACCCGTCGACTTCACTCAGCGGCTCGAGAAAGATCGCAAAAACGGACCAGTTCATCCTAGCCCTGACTTTCACAGACTCTGCCTCCAACAACTTCACCTATTTCGTAGAATCGTCCCTGAATCCTTCCTCTCA GTGTATGTTAGACCGGCGGGTAGTTATGTGATGGATCAGTTGGAGTTGCGGAGGGTTGCACTGTACCCTGAAGAAGATTCTGAATCAGAGGAAGAAGGCATTGTCATTCTCGTTGGTCATTTTCATGCTCAGGCCGGCTTGCGAGCAGCGGAAACAGCTCTTTCCGAATTGCAA GTTAATGTTGTCCCTGAATGTAAGGCTATAGTTCTTCCCATGGTTAAACACCCATTTGTTGTTGGTTTCTTGGTTGCTGAGCTTCCACTTGTAGAGCTCGAAACTTGCGAGAAGAAGGCTCAGAGTGATAGGTCAAATAACCGTGTATCTAGGAAGGAAGTTTATTCACTTTCTCCTTTTTTGGATTTGGACAAAAAGTCATGGGAAACTCAGACCCCTCGGGTCAAGGATGAGCCGGTTTGTATGCGCAACTTCACTTCCGATCAAAGATcaaatgctgttgatatttcaCAGTCTCTGGCTATGGCATATGTTATGGATCAG AAAGCAATGTTACTTCAGCAATCAACATGGCAAAATAATGTCAGGATGAATAATTTGGTTGAGCAA ATCCATGGTCCACTTTCAAGCATTCAATCCTTGAGTAAAATCCTGTCTACACAAACAAAGAAAAGCCAG ATTTCACATGACATTGTTGAGGATATCTTGGTGCTAGGTGATCGTTTGAGGGATGTTCTCCATCAACTTCAGGATGCTGTATACGTGACGAAG GCACATGGCTATAGTGCATCTCATCTACAATTTTTGTCGAGTATGCAGACTAATATTATGCGCCACAATGAAGAAGCAATCAAGAAAATGAATCACATGCTTGCTGAATCAGAAAAAACTCAATTGTTAGATAGTTCTCCAGTGGACAGCTCTGcaaataaaatgaataaatctGGTGAACCACCTTCTCTTAGTGCTGCTGCCAAGGATATTGAGATGCCCTTACCACCTTTAGCTCTTTCTCCATTACAACTTGGAATCAG ACCGTGCAATGTTTCTGAAGTATTGGTAGACATGGTTGATACAATCAGACCTCTTGCTCTGAATCAAAAACGTGTAATAGAACTAAGTCAGCTTTCATCACCTTTGCTAGCTGCTGTAGCAGAACCTGAATTGCGCCAGGCTTTCAGCAACCTTATTGAAGGTGCTTTACTGCGTACACATGTTGGAGGAAAGGTTGCAATTGTGTCTAATGCTACACCGGCTGGCGATACCCTCGTATGTATTGATGATGATGGACCTGATATGCACTATATG ACGCAGATGCATTCACTCACACCATACGGACAAGAACTCTTGGCTGAAGGTATGGTTGAAGACAATATGACATGGAACTTTGTTGCTGGGCTGACTATTGCCCGTGAGATACTGGAGAGTTATGGCTGTGTCGTGCGCATTATATCACCTCGGACCAAAGATGGTCCGCTTGGAGCTGGGGGAACTCGTGCAGAACTTTGGCTTCCTGCACCAGTTATGAAATCTAATGTATAG
- the LOC127101173 gene encoding chloroplast sensor kinase, chloroplastic isoform X2, with protein MPLLSAINTSTLPLTFKSHPFRNPSCFLQTLNANPNSDSGSDDDSRNNSATLTLSSSRALASALRKVSISPVDFTQRLEKDRKNGPVHPSPDFHRLCLQQLHLFRRIVPESFLSVYVRPAGSYVMDQLELRRVALYPEEDSESEEEGIVILVGHFHAQAGLRAAETALSELQVNVVPECKAIVLPMVKHPFVVGFLVAELPLVELETCEKKAQSDRSNNRVSRKEVYSLSPFLDLDKKSWETQTPRVKDEPVCMRNFTSDQRSNAVDISQSLAMAYVMDQKAMLLQQSTWQNNVRMNNLVEQIHGPLSSIQSLSKILSTQTKKSQISHDIVEDILVLGDRLRDVLHQLQDAVYVTKTNIMRHNEEAIKKMNHMLAESEKTQLLDSSPVDSSANKMNKSGEPPSLSAAAKDIEMPLPPLALSPLQLGIRPCNVSEVLVDMVDTIRPLALNQKRVIELSQLSSPLLAAVAEPELRQAFSNLIEGALLRTHVGGKVAIVSNATPAGDTLVCIDDDGPDMHYMTQMHSLTPYGQELLAEGMVEDNMTWNFVAGLTIAREILESYGCVVRIISPRTKDGPLGAGGTRAELWLPAPVMKSNV; from the exons ATGCCTTTACTCTCTGCAATCAACACTTCCACTCTCCCACTCACCTTCAAATCCCACCCATTTCGTAACCCCTCTTGTTTCCTCCAAACCCTGAACGCAAACCCTAACTCCGATTCCGGTTCCGACGATGATTCCCGCAACAATTCCGCCACTCTCACTCTCTCTTCCTCCCGTGCCCTCGCCTCCGCCCTTCGTAAAGTCTCCATCTCACCCGTCGACTTCACTCAGCGGCTCGAGAAAGATCGCAAAAACGGACCAGTTCATCCTAGCCCTGACTTTCACAGACTCTGCCTCCAACAACTTCACCTATTTCGTAGAATCGTCCCTGAATCCTTCCTCTCA GTGTATGTTAGACCGGCGGGTAGTTATGTGATGGATCAGTTGGAGTTGCGGAGGGTTGCACTGTACCCTGAAGAAGATTCTGAATCAGAGGAAGAAGGCATTGTCATTCTCGTTGGTCATTTTCATGCTCAGGCCGGCTTGCGAGCAGCGGAAACAGCTCTTTCCGAATTGCAA GTTAATGTTGTCCCTGAATGTAAGGCTATAGTTCTTCCCATGGTTAAACACCCATTTGTTGTTGGTTTCTTGGTTGCTGAGCTTCCACTTGTAGAGCTCGAAACTTGCGAGAAGAAGGCTCAGAGTGATAGGTCAAATAACCGTGTATCTAGGAAGGAAGTTTATTCACTTTCTCCTTTTTTGGATTTGGACAAAAAGTCATGGGAAACTCAGACCCCTCGGGTCAAGGATGAGCCGGTTTGTATGCGCAACTTCACTTCCGATCAAAGATcaaatgctgttgatatttcaCAGTCTCTGGCTATGGCATATGTTATGGATCAG AAAGCAATGTTACTTCAGCAATCAACATGGCAAAATAATGTCAGGATGAATAATTTGGTTGAGCAA ATCCATGGTCCACTTTCAAGCATTCAATCCTTGAGTAAAATCCTGTCTACACAAACAAAGAAAAGCCAG ATTTCACATGACATTGTTGAGGATATCTTGGTGCTAGGTGATCGTTTGAGGGATGTTCTCCATCAACTTCAGGATGCTGTATACGTGACGAAG ACTAATATTATGCGCCACAATGAAGAAGCAATCAAGAAAATGAATCACATGCTTGCTGAATCAGAAAAAACTCAATTGTTAGATAGTTCTCCAGTGGACAGCTCTGcaaataaaatgaataaatctGGTGAACCACCTTCTCTTAGTGCTGCTGCCAAGGATATTGAGATGCCCTTACCACCTTTAGCTCTTTCTCCATTACAACTTGGAATCAG ACCGTGCAATGTTTCTGAAGTATTGGTAGACATGGTTGATACAATCAGACCTCTTGCTCTGAATCAAAAACGTGTAATAGAACTAAGTCAGCTTTCATCACCTTTGCTAGCTGCTGTAGCAGAACCTGAATTGCGCCAGGCTTTCAGCAACCTTATTGAAGGTGCTTTACTGCGTACACATGTTGGAGGAAAGGTTGCAATTGTGTCTAATGCTACACCGGCTGGCGATACCCTCGTATGTATTGATGATGATGGACCTGATATGCACTATATG ACGCAGATGCATTCACTCACACCATACGGACAAGAACTCTTGGCTGAAGGTATGGTTGAAGACAATATGACATGGAACTTTGTTGCTGGGCTGACTATTGCCCGTGAGATACTGGAGAGTTATGGCTGTGTCGTGCGCATTATATCACCTCGGACCAAAGATGGTCCGCTTGGAGCTGGGGGAACTCGTGCAGAACTTTGGCTTCCTGCACCAGTTATGAAATCTAATGTATAG
- the LOC127101174 gene encoding GDSL esterase/lipase At3g26430: MSQVVISILFVIFMVASSVTEARKCGFPAIFNFGDSNSDTGGLSAAFGQAPPPNGITFFHTPAGRFSDGRLVIDFIAKNLGLPYLSAYLDSIGSNFSSGANFATAGSTIRPQNTTRSQSGYSPISLDVQLAQYSDFKTRSINVRKKEGVFKKLLPKEEYFSEALYTFDIGQNDLTAGYKLNMTTEQVKGYIPDVLNQFSSAIRSVYKEGGRSFWVHNTGPLGCLPYILDPYPMSSADMDNFGCAKPFNEIAQYFNQKLKEAVVKLREELQEATIVYVDVYKVKYTLISHARKYGFEKGVIACCGKGGKYNFNNVARCGATKIVNGKKILIAKSCKAPSVRIIWDGIHYTEAANNWIFQQIVNGNFSDPPVSLKMACHDQL, translated from the exons ATGTCACAGGTTGTAATATCAATATTGTTTGTTATATTTATGGTGGCAAGTTCTGTCACTGAAGCAAGGAAGTGTGGTTTCCCAGCTATATTCAACTTCGGAGATTCAAATTCCGATACAGGTGGTCTCTCTGCAGCTTTCGGACAAGCTCCTCCGCCTAACGGAATCACTTTTTTTCACACGCCTGCCGGACGCTTCTCCGATGGTCGTCTCGTCATTGATTTCATAG CAAAAAATTTGGGGTTGCCTTATTTGAGTGCCTACTTGGACTCTATTGGTTCAAATTTCAGCAGTGGAGCCAATTTTGCAACAGCAGGATCAACCATCAGACCTCAAAATACAACCAGGTCTCAAAGTGGATACAGTCCCATTTCACTAGATGTTCAACTTGCACAATACTCTGATTTCAAAACAAGATCCATAAATGTTCGCAAAAAAG AAGGGGTGTTTAAGAAGTTGTTACCCAAGGAGGAGTATTTTTCTGAGGCTTTATACACTTTTGATATTGGCCAAAACGATCTCACTGCTGGCTACAAACTCAACATGACTACAGAACAAGTCAAAGGCTATATACCTGATGTACTAAACCAGTTCTCTAGTGCCATAAGG AGTGTATATAAGGAAGGTGGGAGATCGTTTTGGGTACACAACACAGGTCCTTTGGGCTGTCTTCCATACATTTTGGATCCATATCCGATGAGCTCGGCCGACATGGATAATTTCGGGTGTGCCAAACCGTTCAACGAGATAGCCCAGTATTTTAACCAGAAATTGAAAGAAGCTGTTGTGAAATTGAGGGAAGAGCTTCAAGAGGCTACAATTGTGTATGTTGATGTGTACAAAGTGAAGTACACGCTCATTAGCCATGCCCGGAAATACG GTTTTGAGAAGGGTGTGATTGCATGCTGTGGAAAAGGTGGGAAGTACAATTTCAATAATGTAGCAAGATGTGGAGCTACAAAGATTGTGAATGGGAAAAAGATTTTGATAGCTAAATCTTGCAAAGCTCCAAGTGTGAGGATTATTTGGGATGGGATTCATTACACTGAAGCTGCTAATAACTGGATATTCCAACAAATAGTTAATGGAAACTTTTCAGATCCACCTGTCTCTTTAAAAATGGCTTGTCATGACCAATTATGA